In a single window of the Scophthalmus maximus strain ysfricsl-2021 chromosome 18, ASM2237912v1, whole genome shotgun sequence genome:
- the opn8b gene encoding opsin 8, group member b, protein MDIYSSTLSPALDICVGCYMLVVTVLSILGNLLVLIMAFKRSSRMKPPELLSVNLAVTDLGAAVTMYPLAVASAWSHHWVGGDVTCVFYGLAGFFFGVASIMNLTVLAIVRLIISLNLQSPKEKITWRNVKMLCMWTWLYALFWALCPLLGLGQYGPEPFGLSCSITWRHLKHEGVDFIISMFSFNLVVPFVTIVGCYFGIAIKLYFIYKNSLDNNSQVPIVVKLHRRLLVIAVLISVGFIGCWAPYSMVSMWSIFHESSNIPPEVSLLPCMFAKSSTVYNPMVYYIFSKNFKREVKQLGQMCFRSITCHVSNSINDDGIYMVSANIRPKLMTQMNMQEIAESNMAGVS, encoded by the exons ATGGACATCTACTCCTCCACTTTATCACCGGCGCTGGACATCTGCGTCGGTTGTTACATGCTGGTCGTGA CTGTGCTCTCCATCCTGGGAAATCTCCTGGTCCTCATCATGGCGTTCAAAAGGTCATCGAGGATGAAGCCGCCTGAGCTGCTGAGTGTGAATCTGGCAGTGACCGACCTGGGGGCAGCCGTCACCATGTACCCCCTGGCTGTGGCCTCCGCCTGGAGCCACCACTGGGTCGGCGGGGATGTGACCTGTGTTTTCTACGGCCTGGCAGGATTCTTCTTTGGCGTTGCAAGCATCATGAACCTGACTGTCCTGGCCATAGTGCGCCTCATCATTTCCCTCAATCTGCAGTCTCCCA aggagaaaatcaCCTGGAGGAATGTGAAGATGCTGTGCATGTGGACCTGGCTGTACGCACTCTTCTGGGCTCTGTGCCCTCTACTGGGCTTGGGCCAGTATGGCCCCGAGCCCTTCGGGCTGTCCTGCTCAATCACCTGGAGACATTTGAAACACGAGGGCGTCGATTTCATCATCTCCATGTTCTCCTTCAACCTCGTCGTGCCTTTCGTCACCATCGTCGGCTGCTACTTTGGCATCGCCATCAAGCTCTACTTCATCTACAAAAATTCGCTGGACAACAACAGCCAAGTCCCAATTGTTGTCAAGCTGCATCGGAGGCTTTTGGTG ATCGCTGTCCTGATCAGCGTGGGCTTCATAGGCTGCTGGGCACCCTACAGCATGGTAAGCATGTGGTCAATTTTCCACGAAAGCAGCAACATCCCGCCGGAGGTCAGTCTCCTCCCATGCATGTTCGCAAAGAGCTCCACTGTGTACAATCCAATGGTTTACTACATCTTCAGCAAGAACTTCAAAAGGGAGGTGAAGCAGCTGGGACAGATGTGCTTCCGTTCGATTACGTGCCACGTCTCCAACTCCATCAATGACGACGGCATCTACATGGTCAGTGCCAACATCAGGCCCAAGCTAATGACACAGATGAATATGCAGGAGATCGCGGAATCGAACATGGCGGGTGTCAGCTGA